Proteins encoded by one window of Chitinophagales bacterium:
- a CDS encoding response regulator transcription factor, whose product MIKTIIVDDEKKFSDALNKMITENFRDKLHVVAKSKSVKEAVHDIKIYDPDLIFLDVEMPPGNGFQVLEQIEKKNFEVIFTTAFDQYAIKAIRFSALDFLLKPFGVQDLNEALKQYDEKILTEKTQKQYEVLLYIKSVSDSQKKIALPTLNGFAIVSLGDIIRCESDSNYTQFHLKDKSKILVCKPLKDYEGLLEENGFFRVHQSHLINVHYIKNYSRDIGGTITMTDGSEIAVSRRKKDEFLKRLMNGF is encoded by the coding sequence ATGATAAAAACAATTATTGTAGACGATGAAAAAAAATTCAGCGATGCGTTGAATAAGATGATTACCGAAAACTTCAGGGATAAACTACATGTTGTTGCAAAAAGCAAATCAGTAAAAGAGGCAGTTCATGACATTAAAATCTATGATCCTGACTTAATTTTTCTTGATGTTGAAATGCCACCCGGCAATGGGTTCCAGGTGCTTGAACAAATTGAAAAAAAGAATTTTGAAGTGATCTTTACAACTGCTTTTGATCAGTATGCAATAAAGGCAATCCGGTTTTCAGCACTTGATTTTTTGCTTAAACCCTTCGGCGTGCAGGATCTAAATGAAGCATTAAAACAATATGATGAAAAGATTCTCACCGAAAAAACGCAGAAACAATATGAAGTGCTGCTTTATATTAAGTCAGTAAGTGATTCTCAGAAAAAAATTGCGCTTCCTACATTAAATGGTTTTGCAATTGTAAGTCTTGGTGATATTATCAGGTGCGAGTCGGATAGTAATTATACTCAGTTTCATCTAAAAGACAAATCAAAGATTTTAGTGTGCAAGCCTTTAAAAGATTATGAAGGGTTACTGGAAGAAAATGGTTTTTTCAGGGTTCACCAAAGCCATCTGATCAATGTGCATTACATTAAAAATTATTCCCGCGACATTGGCGGAACTATTACGATGACTGACGGATCAGAAATTGCCGTTTCGAGGCGAAAGAAGGATGAATTTCTGAAACGCCTGATGAACGGGTTTTAG
- a CDS encoding T9SS type A sorting domain-containing protein yields MKFYTKTLTLLGIVFLLTLKTSQSQVCTSGLYNPYYSCYYGSAIDNFNLSNINQTNTGCSGPDAADYTNLSCELAQGESYIFSLTSSSYYPYSDFAGIWIDFNDNDDFGDAGEILFSSSYNGEFTGTIAIPLTAPLGMHRMRVRLNGDYYQFTLPDACMTFYYGETQDYTANISAAPPCPGISSLSVSNVTLSTADINWTCNSCAGPFIIEYGMAGFVPGTGASAGSGGTIISANTSPASLSGLTPSTDYSVFIRRNCGVDGYSQNLGPVNFTTVYDACGTLSAITCGTSVTSVIPPGTGAFNTCPNPQVGKENIFEFTSMEAGTYTITTTSYGSGAFAYKEASSGCNGEGWICIDGIYGSGTFILGSLSANTNYYLIHDASSTYGASYTFQIDCFTPYFPCQSITTIDSCGSQVNAFIPSGVGAYSNTQCQDYQNYGKERIYSFTPTVSGNYTLTLNQNNNGYYSAGFSYKKASLGCDENNWNCITETSYNNIYLIGYLLQDTTYYFLADAYSLSGADFTLQIDCFTPSFPCQSITTIDSCGSQVNAFIPSGVGAYSNTQCQDYQNNGKERIYSFKPTVAGNYTLTLNQNNYGYNSAGFSYKKASLGCDENNWNCITETSYDNTYLIGYLLQDTTYYFLEDAYSLSGVDFTLQIDCFIPSTPCATPTVVSCNSIINFSVPSGTGAFNLTGCGYGDNPVGKEIVYEFTPTLSGNASIHITASSYSFPVKYFFKEAASGCNSNDWKCIGEYYSSTYLLIPATLNAGTTYYIMADGTTLNGGSQSFEITCPEVWNPCSTITPITCASSVTATIPQGVGAYNQSSGISGLECTAYNPFGKELIYSFSATVSGTYAVNVTGTNYNSVSYLIKDASSGCNDLNWTCIGSTSNPTYSYPYYTPYPLVAGQTYYIMLKAGSYNGANHDFSISCPEPYFPCDSIQSANCGDLATVNITSGLGVFSPRNGFSYTGKEKMFEFTPAVSGNHLFNVEDLSYNEEVQYSVKVASDGCNNNNWTPLAYVYYGSQSVAFPYPLTAGESYYIMADGADPSQTATHQFTIVCPSVAYDACATITTISGCGIAITSSRPEGLGEFGPVNSCGYNQEPGKENIYEFIAPATGNFALGGFSGGSGNDLFFVKEVSSGCNNDGWECIGGNLALVSGTHYYIMVDGLDTMSSTLTFEIDCPNPDPCLSIQTITCGYQNPVNVNFPPGAGTYNFNTCNNAYYQPVGREVIYSFSPSESGSYYLNSNYLTSETYFFIKNASGGCGDSGWDCITATDYFYYSDQQLPYDLIAGNTYYIMVDNSETYGTSFSFYLTCATGCAQYADNDADGYGDANNVNYSCFPVLGYVPDNTDCNDNNSAVYPGTTDMCNGIDDNCNGVTDENGFTATVTPSGTVSVCHGVPVALTSNTGAGLTYQWYKGNNPISGATNSTLSTIKKGNFSVVELNGACTATSNTTTITRITAPNATITASGSLDICTTGSVTLRANSSNNHTFTYQWNKGGIQISGATTRSYVATGSGDYTVKVTNESGCSSTSAITTVYTSCKAAETTELLTGRLSLYPSPNNGQFVIELQLSGAVNEQADIEILNILGQSVYLNRTAVVAGKLFEGVKFNASVPAGAYFVRIITDAEVYTGIIEYQK; encoded by the coding sequence ATGAAATTTTATACAAAGACCTTAACACTATTAGGAATAGTATTCCTCCTCACCCTCAAAACCTCACAATCGCAGGTTTGTACCAGCGGACTTTACAATCCATATTACAGTTGTTATTATGGTTCAGCCATTGACAATTTTAATCTAAGTAATATCAATCAAACAAATACCGGCTGTTCAGGACCTGATGCGGCAGATTATACTAATTTGAGCTGCGAACTGGCCCAGGGGGAGTCCTATATTTTTTCACTCACTTCCTCGTCCTATTATCCATATAGTGATTTTGCAGGCATCTGGATTGATTTTAATGATAATGATGATTTTGGAGATGCTGGTGAAATCCTATTCAGCTCATCTTACAATGGAGAATTTACCGGGACAATTGCTATTCCTTTAACAGCTCCTCTGGGAATGCATCGTATGAGAGTAAGATTAAATGGAGATTACTATCAATTTACTTTGCCCGATGCTTGTATGACCTTTTACTATGGGGAAACACAGGATTATACAGCCAATATTTCCGCTGCACCTCCATGTCCCGGAATCTCCTCCTTGTCAGTTTCAAATGTAACCTTAAGCACGGCCGATATCAATTGGACCTGCAACTCATGTGCAGGGCCTTTTATAATTGAATATGGAATGGCCGGATTTGTTCCCGGAACAGGCGCTTCTGCTGGTAGTGGTGGTACTATAATAAGCGCTAATACTTCACCTGCTTCCCTTTCCGGACTTACTCCGTCTACTGATTATTCGGTTTTTATCCGGAGAAATTGTGGAGTTGATGGATACAGCCAGAATTTAGGTCCTGTAAATTTCACTACGGTATATGATGCATGTGGTACTCTGTCGGCTATTACGTGTGGAACATCTGTCACCTCCGTTATTCCTCCGGGTACGGGGGCATTTAATACATGTCCCAACCCTCAGGTGGGTAAGGAAAATATTTTTGAATTTACAAGTATGGAAGCGGGGACTTATACAATTACTACGACTTCTTATGGATCCGGCGCTTTTGCCTATAAGGAGGCAAGCAGTGGCTGCAATGGGGAGGGATGGATCTGCATTGATGGCATTTATGGATCCGGAACCTTCATATTAGGATCACTTTCAGCCAATACAAATTATTACCTGATCCATGATGCTTCATCCACATACGGTGCGAGTTATACCTTTCAGATTGATTGCTTTACCCCCTATTTTCCCTGTCAAAGTATAACTACAATTGATAGTTGCGGATCACAGGTAAATGCATTTATACCTTCAGGGGTAGGAGCGTATTCAAACACACAATGTCAAGATTATCAGAATTACGGCAAGGAGAGAATTTATTCTTTCACGCCAACGGTGTCGGGTAATTATACCTTAACCCTCAATCAAAACAATAATGGATATTATAGTGCTGGTTTTAGCTACAAAAAAGCATCCTTAGGCTGTGATGAAAATAACTGGAATTGCATCACTGAAACATCCTATAATAACATTTATCTTATCGGTTATTTGTTACAGGATACCACTTACTACTTCCTAGCAGATGCATATTCTCTTTCCGGTGCTGATTTTACCTTGCAGATTGATTGCTTTACCCCCTCTTTTCCCTGTCAAAGTATAACTACAATTGATAGTTGCGGATCACAGGTAAATGCATTTATCCCTTCAGGGGTAGGAGCGTATTCAAATACACAATGTCAAGATTATCAGAATAACGGCAAGGAGAGAATTTATTCTTTCAAGCCAACGGTGGCGGGTAATTATACCTTAACCCTCAATCAAAACAATTATGGATATAATAGTGCTGGTTTTAGCTACAAAAAAGCATCCTTAGGCTGTGATGAAAATAACTGGAATTGCATCACTGAAACCTCCTATGATAACACTTATCTTATAGGTTATTTGTTACAAGATACAACTTACTACTTCCTCGAAGACGCATATTCTCTATCCGGTGTTGATTTTACATTGCAGATTGATTGCTTCATTCCTTCAACCCCCTGTGCAACGCCTACCGTTGTATCCTGTAACAGTATCATAAATTTTTCAGTGCCTTCCGGAACAGGTGCATTTAATCTCACCGGGTGCGGCTATGGAGATAATCCGGTTGGTAAAGAGATAGTTTATGAATTTACACCTACTTTATCAGGAAATGCAAGCATCCATATTACTGCTTCTTCATACAGCTTTCCTGTTAAATACTTTTTTAAAGAGGCAGCTTCAGGCTGTAATTCCAATGACTGGAAGTGTATTGGGGAATACTATTCTTCTACATATTTATTAATACCTGCTACATTGAATGCAGGGACTACCTATTATATAATGGCTGATGGTACTACCTTGAACGGGGGTTCACAATCTTTTGAAATTACTTGTCCCGAGGTATGGAATCCGTGTTCTACTATTACACCTATAACGTGCGCATCATCCGTTACAGCAACAATTCCCCAGGGAGTGGGCGCATACAATCAATCCTCAGGAATTTCGGGCTTAGAATGTACTGCTTACAATCCATTTGGAAAGGAATTAATTTATTCTTTTTCAGCAACAGTTTCGGGAACTTATGCCGTTAATGTTACAGGCACAAATTATAATAGTGTAAGTTATCTTATCAAGGATGCATCTTCAGGATGTAATGACTTAAACTGGACATGTATTGGTTCCACGTCAAACCCAACCTATTCTTATCCCTACTATACGCCTTACCCGTTAGTTGCCGGCCAAACTTATTATATTATGCTAAAGGCAGGAAGCTATAATGGAGCAAATCATGATTTTTCTATCAGTTGTCCTGAACCATATTTTCCATGTGATTCTATTCAAAGCGCAAATTGTGGGGATCTTGCTACAGTAAATATTACGAGCGGATTGGGAGTTTTTTCTCCACGCAATGGGTTTAGCTACACGGGGAAAGAAAAGATGTTTGAATTTACGCCAGCCGTTTCAGGAAATCATTTGTTTAATGTTGAAGACTTAAGTTATAATGAAGAGGTACAATACTCTGTTAAAGTAGCTTCTGACGGATGTAACAATAATAACTGGACACCACTTGCATACGTATATTATGGAAGTCAGTCAGTGGCTTTCCCTTACCCTTTAACGGCAGGTGAATCGTATTATATTATGGCCGATGGTGCCGATCCTTCACAAACTGCTACACATCAGTTTACCATTGTGTGTCCTTCCGTTGCCTATGATGCTTGTGCAACCATAACAACCATATCAGGTTGCGGAATTGCGATTACTTCTTCACGTCCTGAAGGATTAGGTGAATTCGGACCCGTAAATTCTTGTGGATATAACCAGGAACCGGGTAAAGAAAACATTTATGAGTTCATAGCCCCGGCTACAGGGAATTTTGCGTTGGGTGGGTTCTCCGGTGGGTCAGGTAACGACCTGTTTTTTGTTAAAGAGGTATCGTCCGGATGTAATAATGATGGATGGGAATGTATTGGAGGAAATTTGGCCCTGGTTTCCGGTACTCATTATTATATTATGGTGGATGGCTTAGATACCATGAGCTCCACCCTGACATTTGAAATTGATTGTCCGAACCCGGATCCCTGTTTATCAATACAGACAATTACCTGTGGGTATCAAAATCCCGTGAACGTAAATTTTCCACCCGGGGCAGGAACATATAACTTCAATACTTGTAATAATGCTTATTACCAACCTGTAGGAAGAGAAGTTATTTATTCGTTTTCGCCTTCAGAATCCGGAAGTTATTACCTTAATTCAAATTATCTTACTTCAGAAACCTATTTCTTCATTAAAAATGCTTCCGGAGGGTGCGGTGATTCTGGATGGGATTGTATAACAGCTACAGACTATTTTTACTATTCTGATCAACAATTACCCTATGACCTAATTGCCGGCAATACCTATTATATTATGGTTGACAATTCGGAAACTTATGGAACATCATTTAGTTTTTATTTAACCTGTGCAACCGGTTGTGCACAATATGCCGACAATGATGCAGATGGTTATGGGGATGCTAATAATGTAAACTACTCCTGTTTTCCCGTATTAGGATATGTACCTGATAATACTGATTGCAATGACAATAATTCCGCGGTTTATCCCGGAACTACAGATATGTGCAATGGCATCGATGATAACTGCAATGGTGTTACGGATGAAAATGGTTTTACGGCCACCGTCACTCCTTCAGGAACAGTATCCGTCTGCCATGGCGTTCCGGTTGCCCTGACGTCGAACACAGGAGCAGGATTGACTTATCAGTGGTACAAGGGTAACAACCCGATATCAGGTGCAACCAATTCTACCCTTTCAACCATCAAGAAAGGAAACTTCTCGGTAGTTGAATTGAATGGTGCCTGCACAGCAACTTCAAACACTACCACAATAACCAGGATAACAGCACCCAATGCAACCATTACCGCCAGCGGCAGTCTTGACATCTGCACCACCGGATCGGTAACATTGCGTGCCAATTCAAGCAATAATCACACTTTCACCTATCAGTGGAATAAGGGTGGAATACAGATCAGCGGCGCTACTACTCGTTCCTACGTTGCTACAGGAAGCGGTGATTATACCGTCAAGGTTACCAATGAGAGCGGGTGTTCCAGTACCTCTGCAATCACTACCGTTTATACATCCTGTAAGGCTGCAGAAACAACAGAGCTGTTAACCGGCAGACTGAGTTTGTATCCGAGCCCCAATAATGGTCAGTTCGTGATAGAGCTACAATTGAGTGGCGCGGTGAATGAGCAGGCCGACATTGAAATTCTGAATATACTCGGACAAAGCGTTTATTTGAACCGCACAGCAGTAGTGGCTGGCAAATTATTCGAAGGAGTGAAATTTAATGCCTCCGTTCCTGCGGGCGCTTACTTTGTGAGAATAATTACTGATGCTGAGGTTTACACAGGAATAATAGAGTACCAGAAGTAG